In Beijerinckiaceae bacterium, the sequence CACCAAGGCAAGGGCCAGATCGATTCCCGCAGTAATCCCGCCCGAAGAGTAGATATTCCCGTCGCGGGCAAAGAGAAGGCTGGAATCGACCTCAATCGACGGATAAGCTATCGCCAGGAGTTCTGAGAACATCCAGTGTGTGGTCACGCGCCGGTGATGCAAGAGTCCAGCGGCCGCTAAGATGAACGCGCCGGTACAAATTGACGCCACGCGCCGCACGCGCGGTGCCATCGCGCGCACCCATTCAACAAGGGCCGGATCCTTGCGGGCGCCTTCGACATCTATGACACCGCCAACAACGACCAAGGTATCCAGGCCGTCCCTTATGTCGCTGTAGGCGTCGGTTGCAACGAGCTCGATTCCACATCGCGTTCGCACCGGTCCAGGCGTGGCAGCCAGAATAACGAACTCGTAGCCGGGTTCGTCGGTTCTCCCGAACCGCGGCAACCACATATCCGCGTAATAGAACGCATCCATCGGTCCGCTCACGTCGAGGACGTCACAATCCGGGTAGATCAAAAACCCGATCCTGCGGGACCGGCTGATCTCTTGAGAGGGGCGATTTTGGTATAGTGTGTTCATGATGCGATTGTCCGTCGTGATCACATCCGCGACAAGGACAAAGATCCCTCGTTTTCGGCCAAAAGGGCCCGTGCCGAGGATGAGCTCGCCAAGTGACCAACATACTTCATCAATTATTTTTCAAAGCCGCTGACCCAGCGGGTGATGGAGCGAGGCAGGAGCATCTTCGATGAGACTTTGCAGCCCTCTTAGGCCTGCTGCACCGCAACGGCGATCTCAACCATCTCTTTTCTGACCCCGATTAGAGTCACATCGGCGATGAGCGGTAACCTCTCACGTTGGCTTGGCGCCGTTTCCGCCCCCAGCGGACCGCTCGGGGCGGAGAGACCTATCGCGTCCTCGCGATCGTCCCCGAGGTGGCGTTAGGCTGGAATGAGCCGCCATTGGAAAGTCTGCAACACAACCCTCGGATCACAATAGAGTCCGGCTCCTGCGTTATTGAGATAGATGTCAAACCGAACCTCGATCTCGGCATACAGTGTCTCAGTTGCGTGGAAACGGTCCTGGCTGAAACCAACGGCCGGAAGGGGCGTGAAGCCCGGCATGTACGCGTAGCCCGAGGATCCCATATTCCTTCGGTAAAAATACCAATTCGGGTGGTAGCCCATTGCCTCCCCCACGTATACTTTCTCAGGGCCGTTGATGGTGAATGCCCACTGGAAAATAGTCTGCCTCAGAAATAGTTTGCACTCGACGATGCCATCGCCTTGGAGCAGGTCCCAGTTGGGTGAGTACCCCGAAATCCCGCCGAAGAGCTCGACGTGTGGGCTCGATATAAACCAGCCGGTCGGGGAGCTCGGCAGCCGGTGCGGCGCTAACTCGAACACGGCTGTGGCACCAAAACTGGTGTGCATCTCGCCGTTATGTTCTTCCACGAACGGGCCATCCCAGAAATGCAGACCGTCATCTGCAAAAACTGCGTTGGTCCGTGGTGCAAGGAAGGGTTGCGTATACGACCACCAGAACGTGTGATCTACTGGTTCCGGTGTGGGAGGAGGGAGGGGCGCCGGTTTAACTATGCTACCAAACTGATTCTGTGCATTGATGCGATCCTTAGTTGCAGCTGAGGTATGAGCACTCCTCTCGTCGGCTATATCCCGCAATGCGTCGCTTGTTTTGTTGAAATTCAGGCCCATCGTCTCCGCAATTGCTCGGTATATGCCCAGCTTCTTTTCCAGAAGCTTCTTTTTGATGTCGGGCGTGAGGTCATTTTGGTTCCGAAGCGCGAGCAGTTTGAGATGTGCTTCCCGTCCCGACGAAAATGCCTTGACGACGTCAGATGCGAGTCGGTGCTTCGGATTGTAGAGAACTAGCTTATCGGGCGAGTTGATACAAACGGACTTCGTCATTGGAATATCTCCTTTGCGCTACGCAAGGTTGAAAACCGTTGGGAAAACTCCCAGGAGGTTGCCTTGCGGCTACGGAGTAAGTGGAAAGTGAAACGCGTCATCTCCGTGGTGTTTTGGAGTTTGGCCGTGCCGGCGGAGGATCTCATCATCAAAACTGATGATGTCACGAAAACAATTGGATTGTGATTAGTTGGCTACAAAAGCTCAGCCTAGATTCGCAATTGAAATTCGATTTTGTCCAAACTCTACGTCGCTCCCCGGTCAAACGCGGACAACCTGACGCCGCCGAGAAGCGCAACCACCTCGGCCTGCCGACGGCAACCTGTCTTTTCCAACACCCCACGCACTTGAGTACGGACCGTGTTGAGCGAAACCCCTCCAATCGAGGCAATTTTCTCTACGGTTTCTCCAGCGCTCAGGCTGCGGGCGACGCGAGCTTCCGCCGGAGTCAGATCGAACAGCGACTGGACCAGTTCAACCGGAGGCGCTTGCGGCAAGGTCAGGGGAGTCATCACCAGCACGCCGGCGCAGCGCACGAAAATGTCGCGCGCTGATCTACGGATCGGAATGACATGCGCGACCATTGCCGCGTTAGTGTCGGCGCCGCGCACGGCGAAAGAACGCACCGGCGTGCCGTTTATAATATTGAGCGTCTCGACCGCTTGGCGGAACAGCGCGTTGGCGTTGGTGTCCTTTAGAGACACGCGGTTTTGCGCGCGCCACTGGACATGTTCCGTGATTGCCTCGATCAAATGGTTAGCAGCGATCACCTTGCCCTGATTGTCGAAAACCAGCGCCGGCAAGCCAATGAGCGCAAGCGTCTCGGTGGCGGCGCGTGCGCGCTCCAATCGGAGCCGGGCCGACATGAGCGCGCTGCGAGCGAGGTGGGGCCTCAGGACATCCAACTGCTGGATGAACGCCGGCTCAACAGGCCCACGAGAATTGTGTCGTCCTACACTGAAGATGAACCAATCCCCAGTTGGCAAGGGAACTCCTGTTGTCGCTTGCCAACCGAAGCTGCGGGGACGGAAAAAATCTCGATATACTGGATCACTATCTAATTCTTCCGCAGTGAACAGGTCGTATTCACTTAAGAAACCGGCATGACGCGCCCCGAACAAACGATTTAGCCGCGAACCCCGCATAATCCAACCTTCGGAAACATAGGTCGCTGCGTCTTCGTAAACTTCTGTCGAAGCGGTCCAGCCCACAACTCCAACATTCGCGTTGGCTATAACAAATGCGCCTCCCCACCCATCCACAATTTGAGCGAGTTCATCCAAAACGCCCGGCCAAAGCTCCGGCGCGAAGGAGCATTCGTAGATGCGATCGATGAGTTGCTGGTCCATGGGCTCAACTACTTCGTGCGCACAACCGCACGCCCGCTCCGCCGCCATTTTCCGCAATAAATTCAACGCCCGCCTTTTCGAATGCGGCGACGATCGCATCGACCGTGCGGGATTGTGCCGCCAGCGGTCCCGGCATTTGCTCCAGGCGCTTGATGGCCGGGAGGGATATTCCAGACGCGGCGCTCAAGTCTCTTTGATCCCAGCGGATTAACCCCCGTGCCGCCTTAATCTGTTCGCTGGTAATCATAACATATCCCTTAAAGATAACTTTTTAGCCCTACAGTATTTACATCCCCCAGGGATTGTCTTATCCCTTAGGTATCGCACAGGGCGAGACGAAAAGCAACGTGCCGGGGCCAACATGTCCACTACCCACCTCGAAAGACCAAACACCTGGGACCGCTCAGCCATCATGCGCATGGCTCATGCCAGGGCCAAAGCCCGAATGACGCCCAGTCGCGAATATCGCTACGGCGATCGGGTTGATCGGGCGCTCGGCATGCACGTCGCGACCTGCACCTATCGGCAGGCCTTCGCCGCGTATCTTAGGGACGCGTGGCACGTCGAAAAATCCTCGCGGGCAAACGCTGCGGCGACTGCTGCAAGACCAGTCCTGACGGCCGCCGCCGCAGAGCAAGCCGACGATCTTGAAGCCGCGGCCTATGCGCAGCCCATCAACATTCCGGGCAACATCCGGATGCGCGAACTACTCGCTCAGGCCCACGCACTTCGCGCCAACGGGAAGGCTGCGCAATTTACGGGGGCTCGCCATGATTGATGCAACCGAGCCCGAAGCCGAGCTTTTCGCGCTCGCCGCGCGAGTCGATGCAGCAGAGAGGGCGTTTCACGACGCCCTCGCGCATCGCAACCAATTGCAGATCGCATACTTGCGTGAGCCAAGCGCCGGGAGCCGCGAAGCGCTCGAAGCAGCGAAAGTGGCCGAAGCGTTCGCACTGCAATCACTCGATACCGTCGTCCGCCGGCTGGCCAGCACACGTGCGACAACGGTCAAGGGGCTTAAACTAAAAGCCTCATTTGCGGCAACGGAAGGCAAGCTGGCCGACAGCATCGTGGAAGATGTACTTCACCTGCAATAAGAGGATATGAAAATGGCTGACAAATTTTTCGAATGCTATCCAGACGGCGGTTTTCCTCACGACATGAAGGCGACCACGTGGCCCGACGCGATTGAGGAAGTCAGGGGCATCATTCAAGCAACCGGGGTGCCGGGTGCCGGATTGATCGGCGAATCATATGACAATGGATTCGCAGGCTCGTTATGGGTGACTGAGAACGATTTGGTCATCGCGAGCGCGCCAGACGACGAAGACTAAGAGCCCGCGTTCGGCCAACGCAATAATCAGGAAGCCCCGCCTTTGCGCGGGGCTTTTCGTTGGCGGCGCACGGGGCGCTCGCTGCGGGCCGGTGCAGCCCCTTGCTTACGGCCATGTTTTATGTTAGGGTCAGTGTTTCCTAGTCGCCGAACAAGTCCCCTGTGACTTTCCCTCTCTGGAAGCCAGCGGCGCACCCGGCGCCCTTCCCAGATCCGTGGAACTCGTAACCGATGGCCGCCAACGATCTCTCCCTAAAAGTCACCGCCAATATCTCCAGTGCGCAAAGCAAATTACGCGAGCTGCAAAAAGAAATTGCATCGCTGCGGGGAAACATTTCCCAAGAGGGAGTCAGCGACCTCTCGCTTTACAAATACACCCGCGATTTAGAAGCGGCGCGGGGCTCGCTTCGCCAAACAAAATCGGAAATCGGGGAACTGAAAGCGGGCCTGTCTGCGATCGCGGGAACCACGCATTCCGCCGGCCTGTCGGCGAACTTTTTAGCTCAAAAATTCCGGGCCATCACTGACGAATTTGTTGCCGGCCGCTGGGCTCAGATGAACGGCTCGATTGCCGGCCTTGTGATCACGACGGCCGAAGCTTCGCGCGGGTTCCTGGCCGGACGGGCGGGCCTTGCAATCTTCGGCGGTGAGGCCGTGCTGGCGGCTGCCTATTTTGGCAATCTCGCACTCAACATCGCAAAATTCAAAGTGCAGTCGGAAAACCTTTTCAAACTCGGAGCCGCGACCGGCTCGACGAATATCACCGGCGATTTGGACAAGCTCCAAACCTCCTTTCTTCGCATTCCCGGTGTCTCGAAAGAAGCCGCAGAGGCCTTGGAGGCGGTTGCGGTCAAATCGGGCGTGACCGGCGCCGCGCTCGGGCAACTGATTTCGACTGCCATTCAGCCGCTGGCCGAGATCACGGGCAAGGACGTGCCGGAAGCCATGAAGGAAATGACAGCGGCGTTGGAGAAGCCCGCATCGGCCGGCAAAACCCTGGTCGAAAGTTTTGGCCAGATGACCCTAGCGGAGCAAACCTCTCTTAAGGCTGCGACGGACGCTGGAGACAAAAACCAGCAGCAAGCCGTGATCCTCGGCGCCCTCGCTCGCATCCTGCAAACGACGGAAGAAAGAATCCGGGGGTCGACGGCCGCGACCACGACCTTCGCGCAGCGCATCGGCGCGGCAGGCAAAGAGTTTTTGACGTTCGGCAGTTTCGCGCAGGTTGCCGGGGCCTACTCTTACACATTTAGAGATGCGCTTAGCGGCGCGGCTTCGAAGCTTTTGGAGGCATCCGACAACGCCAAAAAGCTGTCGGCGAGTCTCAAGAACATCATCGAAGATGCCGCCCACATTACGCTGGCCAGCAATCCAATGTCACAACAGTTGGAAGATTCCGCAAACAAGGCGGACCGATTAGCTCAAGCTCTTGGCAGGATCAAAGCGAACGCAATCTCCGGCGGAGATTTAGCGGCCGCCGCAGCCGCGATCAAAACGATTGAATCAGGATCGGCGGCGGGCGACTACGGCAAGATCGGACCCTATAATCGGTCCGGCACCGATCGGCCTTATGGCGC encodes:
- a CDS encoding AraC family transcriptional regulator; this translates as MNTLYQNRPSQEISRSRRIGFLIYPDCDVLDVSGPMDAFYYADMWLPRFGRTDEPGYEFVILAATPGPVRTRCGIELVATDAYSDIRDGLDTLVVVGGVIDVEGARKDPALVEWVRAMAPRVRRVASICTGAFILAAAGLLHHRRVTTHWMFSELLAIAYPSIEVDSSLLFARDGNIYSSGGITAGIDLALALVEEDLGREIALAAARMLVVFPRRPGGQSQFSAYIKLEAKKRPDIGELQAWVLGHPGEDLSVATLADRMAMSPRNFARLFRSETGETPAQFTERARADAARCKLEQTVLTVEMIAEECGFGNTERMRRTFQRLFDVSPHDYRARFRSTLLN
- a CDS encoding helix-turn-helix transcriptional regulator, translated to MDQQLIDRIYECSFAPELWPGVLDELAQIVDGWGGAFVIANANVGVVGWTASTEVYEDAATYVSEGWIMRGSRLNRLFGARHAGFLSEYDLFTAEELDSDPVYRDFFRPRSFGWQATTGVPLPTGDWFIFSVGRHNSRGPVEPAFIQQLDVLRPHLARSALMSARLRLERARAATETLALIGLPALVFDNQGKVIAANHLIEAITEHVQWRAQNRVSLKDTNANALFRQAVETLNIINGTPVRSFAVRGADTNAAMVAHVIPIRRSARDIFVRCAGVLVMTPLTLPQAPPVELVQSLFDLTPAEARVARSLSAGETVEKIASIGGVSLNTVRTQVRGVLEKTGCRRQAEVVALLGGVRLSAFDRGAT
- a CDS encoding transcriptional regulator — translated: MITSEQIKAARGLIRWDQRDLSAASGISLPAIKRLEQMPGPLAAQSRTVDAIVAAFEKAGVEFIAENGGGAGVRLCARSS